The following coding sequences lie in one Odocoileus virginianus isolate 20LAN1187 ecotype Illinois chromosome 13, Ovbor_1.2, whole genome shotgun sequence genomic window:
- the SLC40A1 gene encoding ferroportin, with translation MTRTSQQNRQGGCCGSLANYLTSAKFLLYLGHSLSTWGDRMWHFAVSVFLVELYGNSLLLTAVYGLVVAGSVLVLGAIIGDWVDKNARLKVAQTSLVIQNVSVILCGVILMMVFLHKNELLTMYHGWVLTSCYILIITIANIANLASTATAITIQRDWIVVVAGEDRGRLADMNATIRRIDQLTNILAPMAVGQIMTFGSAVIGCGFISAWNLVSMCVEYFLLWKVYQKTPALAVKAPPKEETELKRLNLYKESEPKPLEGTHLMGEKDPDIHELEHEQEPSCASQMAEPFRTFRDGWVSYYNQSVFLAGMGLAFLYMTVLGFDCITTGYAYTQGLSGSVLSILMGASAITGIMGTVAFTWLRRRCGLVRTGLISGIAQLSCLILCVISVFMPGSPLDLSVSPFEDIRTRFIQTEPLSITPTKISEIISTADAHMSNGSVPASTVPEMSSESVPIISVSLLFAGVIAARIGLWSFDLTVTQLLQENVVESERGIINGVQNSMNYLLDLLHFIMVILAPNPEAFGLLVLISVSFVAMGHIMYFRFAQKTLGSQLFACGPDDKEVTDADQANTSDV, from the exons GGGGACCGGATGTGGCATTTCGCGGTGTCTGTGTTCCTGGTGGAGCTCTATGGGAACAGCCTGCTCTTGACGGCGGTCTACGGGCTGGTGGTGGCAGGCTCTGTGCTGGTCCTGGGAGCCATCATCGGCGACTGGGTGGATAAGAATGCCAGACTGAAGG TGGCCCAGACTTCACTGGTTATCCAGAATGTTTCGGTCATCCTGTGTGGAGTCATCCTGATGATGGTTTTCCTACATAAGAACGAGCTTCTGACTATGTACCATGGATGGGTTCTT ACTTCATGCTATATCTTGATCATCACGATCGCAAATATTGCAAACTTGGCCAGTACTGCTACCGCAATCACAATCCAAAGGgattggattgttgttgttgcaggagaagacagaggcagaTTAGCAg ATATGAATGCTACAATACGAAGGATTGACCAGTTAACCAACATCTTGGCCCCCATGGCTGTTGGCCAGATTATGACGTTTGGCTCTGCGGTCATTGGCTGTGGTTTCATTTCGGCGTGGAATTTGGTGTCCATGTGTGTGGAATACTTTCTGCTCTGGAAAGTTTACCAGAAAACCCCTGCTCTAGCTGTGAAGGCTCCTCCTAAAGAGGAAACTGAGTTGAAACGGCTGAATTTATACAAAG AATCTGAGCCAAAACCCCTGGAGGGAACTCATCTAATGGGTGAGAAAGACCCTGACATCCATGAACTTGAACATGAGCAAGAGCCAAGCTGTGCCTCGCAGATGGCTGAGCCCTTCCGCACCTTCCGAGATGGATGGGTATCCTATTACAACCAGTCTGTGTTTCTGGCGGGCATGGGTCTTGCTTTCCTCTATATGACTGTCCTGGGCTTTGACTGCATCACTACAGGGTACGCCTATACTCAGGGGCTGAGCGGGTCCGTCCTCAGTATTTTGATGGGCGCATCAGCCATAACTGGAATAATGGGAACTGTGGCTTTTACATGGCTGCGTCGGAGATGTGGCCTGGTTCGGACTGGCCTCATCTCAGGAATCGCACAGCTTTCCTGTTTGATCTTGTGTGTGATCTCCGTGTTCATGCCTGGAAGCCCCTTGGACTTGTCTGTTTCACCTTTTGAAGATATCCGTACTAGGTTCATTCAAACAGAACCACTTTCAATTACACCtacaaaaatatctgaaatcATCTCTACAGCTGATGCACACATGTCAAACGGGTCTGTTCCTGCTAGTACTGTCCCAGAGATGAGTTCTGAATCGGTGCCTATAATCTCTGTCAGCCTGCTGTTTGCAGGCGTCATTGCTGCTAGAATCG gtCTTTGGTCCTTTGATTTAACTGTGACACAGTTGCTGCAAGAAAATGTTGTTGAATCTGAAAGAGGCATTATAAATGGTGTACAGAACTCCATGAACTATCTTCTTGATCTTCTGCATTTCATCATGGTCATCCTGGCTCCGAATCCTGAAGCTTTCGGCTTGCTTGTGCTGATTTCAGTCTCCTTTGTGGCAATGGGCCACATCATGTATTTCCGGTTTGCCCAGAAAACTCTGGGCTCCCAGCTTTTTGCCTGTGGTCCTGATGATAAAGAAGTTACAGATGCAGATCAAGCTAATACTTCTGATGTGTAA